The DNA region CACCTAAGAAGCCTAATTCAGCTTTAAGAAAGGTTGCGAGAGTTAGACTTACAAATGGAGTTGAAGTAGCTGCATACATCCCCGGAATTGGTCACAACTTACAAGAACACAGTGTAGTTCTAATAAGGGGAGGAAGAGTAAAGGACCTTCCTGGTGTTAGATATCACATAATTAGAGGTACTTTAGATGCTGCAGGAGTTGAAGGAAGAAAACAGGGTAGGTCTAAGTATGGAGCTAAGAGACCTAAGAAATAATAACTGTGCTGGTAATGCAGTGGAATTATTCCATTTAATATAGATGCATTAGCGCACAACGGCAGAACGATTCTGTCGAGTACCAATGAATATACTTTTGATGGTTAAGGA from Tepidimicrobium xylanilyticum includes:
- the rpsL gene encoding 30S ribosomal protein S12, with protein sequence MPTINQLIRKGRQKVEYKSKSPALGVNFNSLKKEANTVHSPQKRGVCTAVRTVTPKKPNSALRKVARVRLTNGVEVAAYIPGIGHNLQEHSVVLIRGGRVKDLPGVRYHIIRGTLDAAGVEGRKQGRSKYGAKRPKK